The uncultured Desulfuromonas sp. genome has a segment encoding these proteins:
- a CDS encoding SapC family protein, with product MPEIYPITVERYGKKHLLPISSWEFVAQQNLAPLVPAEFSEAAHCFPIVFVEKEQKVTVCGLLGLKPGKNLLLDAANKWLVAYIPAIFRRYPFLMAPVENKPDEFALCIDEASGLIADEGGAALFDDGQQTEFLKKAMRFVSEFQKQLPSAEMFCHLLKEFDLLVPWQISMQEQDKKVNLGGILRVDEDRLQTLSDEDFMTLRNKGVLPLIYAHLFSLSTLRVLLNKFESSLLSKVDSSTGTSGLPESFSF from the coding sequence ATGCCTGAGATTTACCCGATTACTGTTGAGCGTTATGGGAAGAAACATTTGTTGCCCATTTCCTCATGGGAGTTTGTGGCCCAACAGAATCTGGCTCCCCTTGTCCCGGCCGAGTTTTCTGAAGCGGCTCATTGTTTTCCTATTGTGTTTGTTGAGAAGGAACAGAAGGTGACGGTTTGCGGGTTGTTGGGATTGAAGCCGGGGAAAAACCTGTTGCTGGATGCTGCAAATAAATGGCTGGTAGCGTATATCCCCGCAATTTTTCGTCGTTATCCTTTTCTTATGGCTCCTGTTGAGAATAAGCCCGATGAATTCGCGCTGTGTATTGATGAAGCCAGTGGCTTGATTGCTGATGAGGGCGGCGCTGCCTTGTTTGATGATGGCCAGCAGACAGAATTCTTGAAAAAGGCGATGCGCTTTGTCTCGGAATTCCAGAAGCAACTTCCGAGTGCCGAAATGTTTTGTCATTTACTTAAAGAGTTTGATCTGCTTGTGCCATGGCAAATTAGTATGCAGGAGCAAGATAAAAAGGTAAATCTTGGCGGGATACTGCGTGTTGATGAGGATCGGTTGCAGACATTGTCTGACGAGGACTTTATGACCCTGCGGAACAAAGGGGTGTTGCCGCTGATCTACGCCCACCTGTTTTCGCTGTCGACGTTGCGCGTGTTACTAAATAAGTTTGAGTCATCGTTGCTGAGTAAAGTCGATAGCTCTACTGGAACAAGTGGGTTGCCTGAAAGTTTTTCTTTTTAG
- a CDS encoding transposase, which yields MAKPRYSQIYLDETPWYHVVSRCVRRAFLCGVDHITGQSYEHRREWVAGRIQQLASIFTIDVAAYAIMHNHYHIVVRVDNERVADLTTAEVIERWSKLYSGPLLIRRYLSNQREHMTQGELFQVEKLADTYRQRLCDLSWFMKNLNEHISRRANAEEDVRGHFWESRYKCQALLDEPALLAAMAYVDLNPIRAAIAETPEESEYTSVFRRVGELRNESPSTVELLESVESSEDYNAPVDLGPSLPRTPFAPLIPFDPTETLPTSVPFAFGDYLDLLDTVGRAVHPGKRGSIPDETPAILNRLGISLSAFIEHADNFLHCFGQTVGAPSRLIEIAASRNVRYLRGMAKSKALFGRAV from the coding sequence ATGGCTAAGCCGCGTTACTCACAAATATATCTTGATGAAACCCCTTGGTATCATGTTGTCTCACGGTGTGTGCGACGTGCATTTTTATGTGGGGTTGACCATATAACAGGTCAAAGCTACGAGCATCGACGAGAGTGGGTGGCGGGGCGCATTCAACAGTTAGCGTCTATCTTTACCATTGATGTTGCTGCTTACGCGATCATGCATAACCATTATCATATTGTTGTGCGCGTAGATAATGAGCGTGTGGCTGATTTGACGACGGCAGAAGTTATAGAACGTTGGTCGAAGCTCTATAGCGGACCATTGCTTATTCGACGCTATCTGTCGAACCAGCGTGAGCACATGACCCAGGGTGAGTTGTTTCAGGTAGAGAAACTGGCTGATACCTATCGCCAGCGCCTTTGTGACCTTTCCTGGTTTATGAAGAATCTCAATGAGCACATTTCAAGACGTGCCAACGCCGAAGAAGATGTCAGAGGGCATTTCTGGGAGAGTCGCTATAAGTGCCAGGCGCTTCTGGATGAGCCTGCCTTGCTGGCAGCGATGGCTTATGTTGATCTTAATCCCATTCGTGCCGCCATTGCGGAAACACCAGAAGAAAGTGAATATACATCGGTTTTCAGGAGGGTTGGTGAGCTGCGCAATGAGTCGCCGTCGACCGTTGAGCTTCTTGAATCTGTAGAATCATCAGAAGATTATAACGCGCCAGTAGATCTTGGCCCCTCTTTGCCAAGGACTCCTTTTGCTCCTTTGATTCCGTTTGATCCTACAGAAACTCTGCCGACAAGTGTCCCTTTCGCGTTTGGTGATTATTTGGATTTGCTTGATACTGTTGGGCGTGCCGTGCATCCAGGAAAGAGGGGCTCTATCCCTGACGAGACACCTGCTATTCTAAATCGACTTGGTATCTCTTTGTCGGCGTTTATTGAGCATGCTGATAATTTTCTCCATTGCTTCGGACAGACTGTTGGTGCTCCTTCGCGTTTGATAGAGATCGCCGCCTCGCGTAATGTACGGTATCTGCGCGGTATGGCTAAGTCTAAGGCGCTGTTTGGGCGAGCTGTGTAG
- a CDS encoding trypsin-like serine protease, with product MVVARDLNYLYHQTPVATGYDGVVRLVSNGFYGTGALLYSGNAILTAAHLFMDDDGNLSDDAVTYFETSDGKTSLTSTNYRIHPDYDPVDGNNDLAIVFLPEMADVSADRYQIYRESDEAGQQAILVGYGRSGTGLTGYDPSSVPERYKALNTLDISAGEFLDALGRSLAWVPDGDSLLLADFDSGSVTNDIIGHMTGLSDLGTGIYEGLIAPGDSGGPAFIDGRIAGVSNYTVRLEGSYESADVDNELNSSFGEMAFWFRVSSEQQWIDQTVRASYPDAPQSPEEVIKQVEEGNDGTCLFYFLVQFHGERDSVDQVLSIDYATRNGSALAAEDYLPVSGTLNLYPDETQAVIAVEVIGDSVVEDDETFYLDIFNPQGGTFAGGVDTLSAMRTILNDDGWA from the coding sequence ATGGTTGTCGCTCGGGATCTTAATTATTTGTATCATCAAACGCCTGTTGCAACTGGCTATGATGGTGTTGTGCGTCTTGTTTCTAATGGGTTTTATGGGACTGGAGCACTGCTCTATAGTGGTAACGCCATTCTCACAGCAGCCCATCTGTTCATGGATGATGACGGCAACTTGTCTGATGATGCTGTCACGTATTTTGAGACTAGCGATGGGAAGACCAGTCTGACTTCAACCAATTACCGAATCCATCCTGATTATGACCCCGTGGATGGAAACAATGATTTGGCCATCGTTTTCTTACCTGAAATGGCTGACGTTAGTGCTGATCGTTATCAGATTTATCGTGAGAGTGACGAAGCTGGACAACAGGCGATTCTGGTTGGTTACGGTAGAAGCGGTACCGGCTTGACAGGTTATGATCCCTCTTCGGTTCCGGAACGTTACAAGGCGCTTAATACGCTTGATATAAGCGCTGGAGAGTTTTTAGATGCTTTGGGACGCTCTTTGGCCTGGGTCCCTGATGGCGACTCATTGCTGTTGGCTGATTTTGACAGTGGTTCTGTGACCAATGACATCATCGGTCACATGACAGGACTGTCTGATTTAGGGACCGGTATCTATGAGGGGCTCATTGCTCCCGGCGACAGTGGGGGGCCTGCGTTTATTGATGGCCGGATTGCCGGTGTCAGTAATTACACCGTACGACTCGAGGGCTCCTATGAGTCCGCTGATGTTGACAACGAACTCAACTCCAGCTTTGGTGAAATGGCTTTTTGGTTTCGTGTCAGTTCAGAGCAACAGTGGATCGATCAAACGGTTCGCGCCAGCTATCCTGACGCACCGCAAAGTCCTGAAGAGGTGATAAAGCAGGTTGAGGAGGGCAATGACGGCACCTGCTTGTTTTATTTTCTTGTGCAGTTTCACGGTGAGCGAGACTCGGTGGATCAGGTTCTTTCCATCGACTATGCAACGCGAAATGGTTCTGCTCTTGCTGCCGAGGACTATTTACCCGTCAGCGGGACTCTCAACCTTTACCCTGATGAAACACAGGCCGTAATTGCTGTTGAGGTTATCGGTGACAGTGTCGTCGAAGATGATGAAACCTTTTATCTTGATATCTTTAATCCCCAGGGTGGCACTTTTGCCGGAGGTGTAGATACCCTCAGTGCCATGCGAACCATACTCAATGACGATGGATGGGCTTAA
- a CDS encoding nucleotidyltransferase domain-containing protein produces MIDLPSAQLEVILRILRSRVADIEVWAFGSRVNGTATAYSDLDLVLVDSNPVENQLLWALKDDFSESDLPILIDLLDWQTISPEFQAIIKRNYVVLQSPEPKQLGRVPSSFLKIRH; encoded by the coding sequence ATGATTGATTTGCCTTCAGCTCAGCTTGAAGTGATTCTCCGAATATTGCGGTCACGAGTAGCGGATATAGAAGTCTGGGCGTTTGGTTCACGGGTGAATGGTACGGCAACGGCTTATTCCGATCTTGATTTGGTTCTTGTCGATTCAAACCCCGTTGAGAATCAGTTACTCTGGGCGCTTAAAGATGATTTTTCTGAATCGGATCTGCCAATACTGATCGATTTGCTCGACTGGCAGACGATAAGTCCAGAATTTCAAGCAATTATCAAGCGGAATTATGTTGTTCTCCAATCTCCCGAACCAAAACAACTTGGCCGGGTGCCGAGCAGCTTTCTGAAAATAAGACATTAA